In Xiphophorus hellerii strain 12219 chromosome 8, Xiphophorus_hellerii-4.1, whole genome shotgun sequence, the genomic window AATACCCCATACTCAGCTAGACCAGACAAATAGTGtctgtgaaaaataattgtCAAGCATTTCCACACTTTCTGGATTGGACAGATTGAGCTCTACACTATTAATATTATGTAGGATAAAAAGCTGCAAGTCAGGACAAAAACCAGCACAAAACTCTAACGTGAATCATGATGCATGCAGTCTTACCATAGAAGCGATTGAAACAAGCCCACACAAACTTGTAGTTGTGTGTGACCTTGTTCACAATAGCACCAAGACAGCTCACACAGTGCTGCACAACCTTCGAAgacaaaatatatcaaattaGCCTGTCGTAAATGTTCATCTTTAGGATGTTCTGAGAGGTTTCTGTGAAAACTGTGTGCTGCAAATGAGACTGACCGTCATGCCGTGCTTAATAATGAGCTTCATCAGGTCTCCCTCAATCGTGTTGAGGAAAGACTCACTTGGATTCTCAATCAGAGGAACAACGAGCTCCAGAATCTTGGACACATTGCAGATCACCATGAAGTCATTCTGAGTCTAAAATGAAAGAGTGGAAACACATCAAGTTAGCCACTtgcttctgtttgtgtttctacaTGGCTGCCACTAGGTGGTGCAATGACACAACGAAATGCATAAGTGTATCTACAggtaaattataatttaaagaaaaaaattattccaaCAGTTCGACTTATAAATGCTAGAAGTTACTTTTATTATATAGATTCATCACCCAAGATGATGCATTTCAAGCACTTAgatcttttctattttacagGAAATTAGAATATTTCATAAGAGTAAAATATAGGGcttttattacagaaatattttgttgtggCCAACACACACAGTCAATGACACCCATAAGAATGATCAACTAAAGGTCACCACTGAAGAAGGAGGGTGTTCACAAATTGCTGTGCCCAGGCATTTTAagggaaagttaagtggaaggaaaaactgggAGCTTTGCTTTCATATTCTTGAAAGGATTGTTTGAGACTGTTGTATTTCTTGTGTCAAGCTGCTCCTGAACTAGACACCGCAGGAAAAGCGTCTTACATGagataaagataaaacagagaggactgttgctcagtggtcctctgttttttagatttaagtcaaatttaaattttCCCCTCAAAGTATAATCCAAGCAGTGGTGAACCACAGAACGTAACTTGCTTGAGGTCCAGCATGAGgctttttattggtcttattaattttttttttgtttagttgtcTTTAGCTATAACTCATACTAATTAAATTTGACTAAAGCAAGCACCTAAAAATGTTGTTCTGTGTCATTAGTCTATAAAAAGCATGAGTTTCAGTTTATGGATTTAGTAACAATTCCACTTTGAAATGAGCTTTAAGTAACTTtggcaaattaaataaatagattagTACTTACATTGCATTTAGTGTTCAAGTAGGGCTGCATAGCCATGGCATGTTTAACCATTAGGTTAGGCCTGATTTTAGTCACCAGAAAGAGAGTGGTGATGCAAGCTACAACACGACCTGAGTTTATCCCCTTTTCTTCACAGTCTGAGAGGCACACAGAACAGAACGCATTCATTGCAAGTCAAATTTTTTTggataaaatacatattttattattgtatttacCATACTTTACCTGCAATAGATTCCTCGTACTTTAGTATATGTTCCACTAAATTGTCCACCAGCTGAACACAGGCCTTCTTAGTTGGTTTATATGAAGCATCCTCCTCTGATTTCAGCAGCTAAATAATCACAGTCAGTGATTAGATGTAATGGACGACGAGCAGGAAGCTGTTGATGTTTCAAACAAATTGTAACACTCACATTTTGCAAAAGCTGCTCAAACCAATCGTAGCCTGAATCTTTGCACGCCAACACCTTGAATCAAAACGAAAACGTCACGAGTCAAGAGTGCAACAGCgatatgttttctattttgagGACGAGGAATGTAGTACGGACCACGTCTGTGATGTTCAGGATCTTTCTGTTCATGGCTTCTTCATCGTGACTGGGTGTGGGGGAAAACCAGAGTTTCTGGAATGTCTCATTTACCAGTTTCTGCAAAGATACATAAgccaaatatctaaaaaaaaaaaaatcccaaaagtcCCTTTTGCtaaaatatactaaaatatCTTCATAAATGCAAACCTTGATCCCTTCCTCATCATTGACTCTGCGGATCATCCTGACACACATCTCTGTTATCTTGTGGAAATCTGGGAGCTCCAAGCAAATGTCTCTAAGAATCTTAATGACTCTTTTTCTCACACTGATTCCTGTGTCCTGTAAATACGAAATagattttaaatacaaaattaatatgctctgttttaaaaaaaaaaaaaaaactttaaaagtctAAACAAATGACCTGAAAAAAGTGAATCTATGATGCAAAACAAATCATGGTACAAGGATTTGATAAATCACTCCGcactattttttattattgcagtGACTTCATTTGAtctgcaggtggcagtgttggaaaatatatttcaccTCAGCTGAACTTTTCCACCTTAAATGAACTTTCTCAACACAGTTTGCAAAAAGTTCTACCCGGGACTCATACATAATGTTTTGAATTTCTCTTCAAAAACCCACAGCAAGGAACcaataaattaaatctttataaaatgagTGAACACAAACACCAAAATGGACTGAAAGCTACAAAGAAATATATTCTGTTACCAGTATCCTCTCAATAAGCATGTCATAGTACTGCTCGATGAGCTCAGGGCGACTGAGTACGAAGCGGCCAAGAAGCTCCACGGCTGCTTCTCGGACACTAGTGGAGTTGTCCATAAGACGACAATGCACCCCACGCTGCATGTCCACCttataaatgaatataattagATAGGAAAAAAGCTTAAATTATGAATTTTCATACAATCATCACATCAAGAATCGTTCCAGTGCCCTAGATCCATGATCAAGCACTATGAGAGCAGCTTAAGGTCACTCACACGCTGAAAGtcttcacattttattacatgATTGCACagttacacaaataaaacacaaagaagccCTAAACATGACCATTGAGTTGTGTGCGTAGGTTTTAAGtgattcaaaatgtattttgattatGGATTCTAAGTGCCAAACCTTCTTTTAGTATTTCATGATGATCTTAAACAGATCATGGTTTTTCTGTGGACTTTGGTGGTTTTTACCCTCATTTTCAGACCACTTTATTTGTTCAGCCAATTAGCTATAGCCTGTAAATCATTCAGCCATAACAAGACTCCAAAACGAAAACTATAAAACAGTGTTATGTTCATATACGTATATCAgcggttcccaaagtgtggggcgagCCCCCTAggggggcgcagtgccattgcagggggagcgcgggaagcggtatggatgaataaataaataaaaaaagacagttacacaaaagtgtttcactgtaaagatggtttgtagagtgttttgttgcaatctgaagtgtgaaataaacttcagtggagtttaaaaacaaaatatgtgtataggtttatgtctggttgaacgatgtgtgtgcccggttgattcttttttctgttttggggggtATTTTATTGTAacccataggggggcccagaaaatctttgtgAACCACTGATATATTTCATGCAAAGAcccaaatttaaaatgaatcttttttcagtttgtcaccaGCCTATTCTGCCTACAGATATAATTTCTATTGttaaatctttgaaaaacactAAAGAAAGCTTGACAGAGAGAAAATAGTATTTCAGCATCAAAAAGATGGTTCCCCAAAATGAGTGGAAAATAAgccaaagttttaaaaaaactgaaaacaattgAGGTGGCCTACAACATTTGATAAACAGCATGAAGGGTTGTTTTTCTTAATCTCTGTGTTAAGCTTTAGACTGAGTAGTATAGGAGAATCTGCAATGTGCACAAATTTAAAACGGACTACTGAAAAGGCATACAGAATACATTTACAGAAACTCACTCTTCCTAGTATGCTTGGATCCACAGCCACCACCTCTGACAAACACTTCATGGCTTTAGTTCTCACTGCAATAGCACTCTCTCCCAGGACCCTCAGAATCTggaaaaagattatttaaaaacaatagaaaatttCAAGCAAACAACACAATGTGATATCTCACTCTTAGTATTTAAAACAACCAGCTTACCtgtgataaataaatatcaaagcTTTGCGCAAATGGCCTCATAGAGGCCAGATATCTTACAATCAGACAGGAGTCCTCATAGTCTACTGTGTCAGAGCTTATcctgcaataaaaataatgacaataaaaaaaatgtttttataataatgGGAGAATTATACATAAATTATCCCAGGAGAAGGAATACTTACTTTACGGAGCTGAAGTTTGATGGCGTTGTCTTGATGATTTTGCGGAGGAATTTTTTCCGTGCCTCAACCGTCTGTACAATCTCCCCGGTTGCGTCACTATCCATGGAATGTCGCCGATACTTTGGATCGTCGTCGTCATTTTGAGACTTCATAGCTTTTTCAACCTCTACTGTGGTGTCTCTGTACCACTGGGCAATGTAAAATTTCCTTGCaaactggataaaacaaaagcaacgaAGTGATCATAATACCGGAGCATTGTAAGGAATAAAAAGTACATGACCAAACAAGAAATCATTGAAAGCAGTGGTACACATATGCAACTTTACTAAATTGACCTTTCTTAGCAGTAGCATATGccaaataattagaaaaataaaatctttcattggattacattcatttattagaaaaagaaataattctaTATATATTACAGACAGTACTGTAGCCTACACCTACTTATCTTATTTTCTAGACCAATCAGATCTTCCGAAAAGTTTGACACTTTGTAcgtcattcatttatttattacctTTGGAATAACCATCCAAAAGACCTGAAACCAGGTAAAGTGCTAATtcaaaacatatattttggtttagctgtattttttttaatcaatatttgaTGTTATATTATTTGCTTTGCCTGGGTAAAGTAATATAAGtctaagtaatttttttcatctgtcataatttttctttgtatgCAGTTTTTAGCATcaatttatattatattatgaaTTAATTCAAATTGTTATGTTATTATATCTGTCTCTAGGGTCTCTTCATTTAGCGTTAATTTcctgaattttacattttctgactttttgttCTACATTATGTTTGTTGAATCTTGTTTAGCATttctaaaagcatttttaaaccTGACTGCATAAAAAGTGCCAGATAAAAAAGTCTAATTGAATGTATGATTGTTTGACTGATATGAATACTTAAAAGCTCACCAATAAAGCTGGATCTGCATCAATGTTTTCATCCAGGAAGTTCAGCAAAGCCTTTTGGAGCTGCTGTACCTCATCACTGCCAGGAGTctgtaaagagaaaaatacaccATGAACAGACTGAAGCATTTAAATCAGTCTGTTCGATTGTATTAAACCTGTAATCATCTAATTGTGTATTCCACCTCTTTAAGAATGCGATCGATAGTTCTTTGGTCCATCTTGCAAGAGAGCGAGTCTTTACGCAGGTTTGAGGCTACAGTGCCGAGGTAGTCGAGCGACGCCACCCTGAGGGCCATTTCTGTCTGCTTATTGCTGAACTGGTGAACCTGGAGTGGGAAACACATTAGAAAGGAGACGGAGTGaggaaaaattatttatgcTGCAAGGCAGTAACTTTTGGAGTGACCCCTCCTACTCACCAGCAGTCTGCCCAATAAACTGAGCAGCAGTTCAGCAGCAGGCCACTCGGGCTTGTTGACAGCCGACAGCAGGTCATGAACGAAGTTCTCAAACAGAGGCCTGTAGTCGTCTTCTCCCTGTTTGCTGCCACATCTGACACAAACAGTCTCTCATCACAAGATATTTGTGAACATCAAAGAGTGTTTGGCAAAAGTATTGATACCTCTtgacacttttcaaatttagtCAATTTACACAATAACAAATGTTAAAGCATTTCACTGTGGTTTTATTTGATAGACAAACATAAAGCAGCAAATAACTTTAGTGGAAAAAGGTGAtacatgaaatttaaaaatatttaaacgaTAATCAAAAAAGCATGACGTGTATTTGTATTTCCCCCCAGTCAAAGATTTGTAGGAAAACGTTTTGCTCAAGTATAGCGTGTTCAAACTGCAAGTGGCACGTTTTTTATAACTATGACTTGCTTTGTGCCCCTCTCTgtgtaaaagaaattaaaatcatgccgtttttctttcaattcaaaaactCAGAACCtcataatgttattttatcagctaaaatcctgataaaatgggcgtggcgtaggggatagcgcgacccatgtttggaggccttgagttcTCGACgtggctgtcgcgggttcgactcccggacccaacaatatttgccgcatgtcttcctccctcttcttcccccttttctgtcagcctactttcatataagggacactagagcccacaaaagaccccctggaggggtaaaaaaaaaaaaaagtgtaagaCTTTGTAGCTGTAGTGTAAGATAACAGAATAAGGTTTGAGGGTTATGAATACTTTGGAAAGCTACTGTGTATTAGTACTGAAGCCGTTAGAATGGGGAGAGTTACAACCAACACAAGGGAGCAGAAGTAAAGAGTGTGACTTGGGGAAGTCCAGTGCAAAGACATGACAACAGGGAGATGTTTTACGTCTctggagagaaaacagaaagaaaggctTACTTCttgagaaacacagagagaaagttcTGTGCTGTTCTCATGGCAATTTCATAAGAGTTGGTAATGAGGATATCTTTATCCACCTGCGACATAAAACCAAATATGTGAAGCAATTCCTGAATCAAATTCGTTTCTCAAAAAATGGCAGACAAATCAGTCAATTTTTTGTCGGTACCTTCTTTTTCGGTTCCTCCTCAGTTTCTCTCTCATTCGGAAGATTAACCACACACTGAATGAGTTGAAGAACGAGAGCCGAGACCATCTGGATGTACAACGGGGGTCCACCTGAATCACTGGTGTTTAACCTAAAAATATAGAAATCTTATTATAGGTAGGCTTTCAAAGCGTCACAGAGGCCactattttaatatattcagatttttattatcttttcttAAGCCAGGTACCTAAAGTTCCTGAGGCCACGTTTACTGGTGGGAAGTCTAGCAAGAGAGGCAAAAATCTCTTCCAGAATGAGCTGCCTGTGCTTCTCATAGCGagagaaaacctgcagaaaagcagcaactattaaactgaaaatcaaCGGCTCACAtaggaaacaaaaacactaatttaTTGCAGACATATTGCTTAATCATTAGAAAGAGTCAACTTACTGCTGTCACTACAGAGATGGCACATAGCTGCAGTTCATTGACATTCTCCACAAAAAAAGGCGTAATTCCGAGGTTCGACACCTAAAACATTGGGGAAATAAAGCAGTCAGGAACAAGAGAGCTAACAAGAAAAAAGGTGACATGAGGCCATGATTCACAGGTGACACAGAGGAAGACGCCAAGTCACACCTGGAGAATTGTGGTGTCAGTGAGCAGCTGGATTTCAAGGAGCTCTGAGATGATGCTGATAATGTCGCAAACCTTGTTGTACAATCCCACCACCACTTTCTGTTTGTGGGCAGACGATTTTGGTCTCTTGGACTTTGAAGTGTGTGAGGCACCTGGATGACAACAGAAACATTAGGTAAGAGCTgatgttggaggaaaaaaaacgcACTACAAACAACAGTTGGAATATGTGAGGCATTCAGTAGTAACTTATAGCATAAGCGAAATCTTACATGTGTacaagcctgtcgcaataagcaataaataaataaattgcatgATAATTTAAAACAGGCTTGATAAATTTAACTTGGAttactgtttttcttctgcctGTGACTTCAATTTCAATTCTATTtattgtttcagttgttttgtttatttattttagatatttaaaatgttttccatttccagtattaaatgttgtttagaaATAATGCCATATCGGGAtggcattattatgccattccTATATTATATATGAAAATGGATTGAAAGAACAATGTTATTGTTCATTGCAataacttttaatttatcatccagtaaaatttgttattgtgacagatcTCAGGGTTCCTACAAATCTTTTATGACCAAATCTCCTACGGTTGTCATCAAAATTATAGTTGTCATTTTAAGTATAACAAGAAAGTTTCActggaaatgtttcagatttttctggTAACACTGAGTCAATATATTTCGCAGctctaacaaaaaaaattttgctgCTGACCTCCATGGCGATCCGCCCTGTAAGAACGGTCATACTGCGGGTACAAAGTGTTCTGCAGGTGGAACTTGGTGAACTGCAACACCCTCTCAATCACATCCTCTATATAAACAGCCTTTGGCATGTGTGGGGACGTCATTATGTTGAGCGCAGTCAAACAGGCATCTGCAGACTTGATCACCCTCTCCATGATGAGATCCCGCCACAAACGCTCCTCATCCATGGAGTCGTTATCCTAGAAATGAATTACGCAATAAATCATTACGGAAAAATTACAACGTCTACTGTTTCTGATATAGCTTTGATAATACCTACTTGACTCATTAAGGTGGAAAGTGTGACGCTGTCCTGAATGTTCTTCTCCAACATATTCAGAATTTTCACAAGTTTACTAGAAGAaaactacagagaaaaaaaagacatttggcTGTGAtgcgtttttttaaaaataatatcaaCATTAGTGTAACCTTGCTACATCAGCAGACTCATTTTACCTTGTTAAAGACACCCATCGCTTTAATCTTAGTAGAATCACTGCCAAGCTCATTTAATTGCTGCTTTCCAAGCAACAGCTCTTGAGGTATCTCATCATCTTCTGtttgtgaaaggaaaaaaatatatttctcatTTCCACACTCTAACAAGTACCGGTTAGCTGGAAAACTGTGCAACACTTCAGTCTTACCTTCGGCAGTGAGGTCTACATCCTCAAGGCTCTCAAGAATGTTGTCCACACTGTTTGCAAACCTCTTAAATGCAGAAGAGTCCatcttttctgtaaaattattaTACATAATTTAGTTAACACACATGTATGATTGTTTCTAAGAAATTCAAAGGACAGTGCGATGAGAAATTAGATTGATACCCTCTGTTGTCATTTTGGAATCGTATGCCATcttgcttttctgtttctttatttttcgggcaactgaagaagaaaaaaaagaaaaggttttatatGTGACagacaggagaaaaacaactcttgaatttcagcatttaattgACATAGACTGCAGGCAAAacgtaaaaatgtaaattaaaccGTAAAAACTAGAACCTAAATGAAAGTTATTCCAAACAAAAAGATGAGAAATTCAACTAACTGCAGAAGTGAGGCTTGTTGTGCCTCACTCACTAACACTAGGTGTTAtgtgcaataaaaatgtgtgcatttaAAGTAAGAAGTTTTCTGATTTCATACATTTAGTATGAAGAGGGGgggattaaaataaagaaaatatcccagatctgctgatttttttattccagcttATGTAAGAAAAGTCTCACCATCATTCAGGCTCGGTGGAGGGGAGTCTCCATCTGAATCATCATTACAGCTCCAATCCCGATGGCGGCCACTTGACCCCCGGCGAGAGTTCTGAAAGCCTCCACTTCGCCGGTGATCCCTAGAACCTTTCTTCTCTTCGAACTTCCATGACTTGTCGTggtctttctttttcctttttcttggaGCTGAAATGCCAATGgacacagaaattaaaattaaatccttTTCACGCTctcactttatttaaaatgtgccGGCATTCCTGTTCTGTAATTCTTCTCCAAGAATGTTTAAGTAGATGTTGCGAATTTTTAGGATTTAATACTCACACTCATCCTCTAACTCAGACTCCAACTCTTCATCACCGTTGTCTTTCTCATCTGAGTCATCGGAATCTACTTCAGCATATTTGGATCCCTTATTGATCATACTGTGCTTTCGCTTATCTGCTCtctctgaaaacataaaatggaTTAAGTTGTGATCTTGCTGCTTTACTTCTatactttcacattaaatgcTCTAATGACAATAAGAATCATCCACCTaaattttgttccttttcttttaacttgTTGTTAGaaaggttaataaaaaaaagttaacggCCTTAATAAGCACTATGCCAACCTTTATAAACAGAAATCCAACTTGAGAActatttgtacaaaaataagACTTATTTCTAAtatccaaaacagaaaactaaaagtCAGTAAGTCTCCAGTAGTTCCATCCCATAGATATTAACTGTAATAAATTTTCTGAGTTAATTTAATTAGATAAAATAGTTAATCTGCATATAGGCTGATGAGGTAATGGTGCCATGACAGTAATCAGTATTTTGTTATAGAAACACAAATTTAAGTCTTTGTAGATGTAAAAAGGATGATTAACAGCTGATAACTTAATTCGATGGTTGCTACATATCAGAAGTTTAATAAGTTAATAAGAGTtttcaaatgaagaaaaaagaaaacaattattttaagcTCTGTGTGAAAAAAATAGTCTGGACTTAATTCTGATAAAACTGCTGCAGCATTTTCTTATACAGGCCATTCATGCTGAAAAATGCCCCAAAGTGACTGAATTACAACAACACTGTGAAGACAAATGGTCCACAGCTGTTgcacttgtttatttttccacatgTAAAATCATTTGGAAACTAAAAGGTTATCATTCacttagttattttttataactgatgATCTTAAAAGGCTTAAGTGTggctaaaaagcaaaaaaaagaaaagctttttttttattccaagtttcatttgataatattttttacattatggTAGTGTTTTAGTGTATAGGGTTGTGgtaaacagcagaaatgtcaaaaatctttgaagatttttacaaaatattatttcttaACATGGAACTGAATAAGTCCACTCATATTAAAggttttaacttaaaaaaattattcttctACTTGtagtaaattatttatttttaggtcattttatgTCTTTGAACATATCCTTATATGTTAAAGAGGTatatagaaaaagaaacaggtGTAAAAAGAACTTTTTAACATGTATGAACACTATATGTAAGTAGTAATTAAAGTAGTAGTAGTTAAACCCAAAGTAAAACTGCTCAGATCTGCCCTCTAACGGGTTTTTCCCGTTTTCAACAAAGACTAAATCAACCACGGGTAAAAAATTCTCTGATAAAACTGTCTGCACATTCATCAACATAGAGGTTCCATAGAAGAACAATTAAATATGGCTCCTACCTCTGTCTGATTTGTCAAAAGAGGCCCAGTGTCTGGATCTGGAGCTGTGTGCATTCTTGGTTTCTTTAATGATCCTCTTTACATCTTCAATGCTTAGTCTCTTAACCACAATAActggtttagtttttttgttcaaGTTCTTCACCAGTGAAACTCTCTCTAACCGCaccaatggttcagtccaaccATCTATTAGTTTGCCTTTGAGTCGGAGATCTTTATCTGTTCCCTCTTTTCCATCTCGTTTCAATTTAGGAATCACAAAATTCTTGAGACTTCCAGAATTGCCCCCCAGCAGGAACGGCGGGAACTCACTCATTTTCATCTCAGAGGCCTGCCGTTTGTTTGCAGCTTGGTTCATGCTACTATCCCCACTTGCCCGTTGGTCCTTGTTTGGGGTTGTCTGAAGGCTGGAAGACGATGTTCTCTGCCGATCGTTAAGTTCAGCTGATTTTCTGCCTTCATCTTGCTTCAGTTTAGAGTTCTCGGCTTTAGTTTGCTCCTCAAATGAGATTCTGTTGCCATCTCCTTCAAGAAGCGTCTTGTGCTTCTTGTTCTTTTCTcggtctctctctctgtctctatctctgtttctgtctctgtctttACCTTTGTCTCTTTCTCTATCTCTCTtgccatctttgttttgttctttgccCACTTCAAAGTTTTCATCTTTGTCTCTATTTCTATTCTTGTCTCTGTCTTTCTCCCGATCTTTGTCTATTTctctggatttttcttttcctcctgttttttctctgtctctgtttttgtctttaaccTTGTCTTTTATTCTATCAACATCTTCGTCTCCATCTTTGACCACATCTATGGATTTGTCTCTTCCCCTGACATTTTCTCTATGATTGTCTTTGACTCTCTCTTGGTCTTTGTCTCGTTCTCTAAATTTGTCTCTTtctcgttttttttctttgtctctgaTTTTGTCTTTATCTCTAACTTTGTCTTTAACTCTCTCCATATCTTGGTCTTCATCTATATCCAGCTCTATGGATTTGTCTCTTTCTCTGActttttctccatctttgtCTCTGTCTCTAAGTTTCTGTTTGAGTTTCTCCAGGTCTTTGTCCTCATCTTTGGCTCTTTCTCTAGATTTGTCTTCTTCTCTGaatttttctctttcaattGGTTCTTCTCCATCTCTAAATTTGTCTCCATCCCTAAGTTTGCTTTTGACTTTGTCCTGGTATTTGTCTTCTTCTCTGGCCACATCTATGGATttgtctctttctctgtttctttctctaTCTCTGACTTTGTCTTTGTCTCGTTCTCTGGATATTTCTTTatctctgagtttttctttgtctccatctttgtctctctgtctgtccctTTCTTTA contains:
- the LOC116724227 gene encoding nipped-B-like protein B isoform X3, whose product is MQSPPLEAGTAPDLLLTTADRKKKQRERNKEENENMDKNVFYDIVSSPSKDSARLTLKLSRVKIPDTGRSEELLPTSPMDSDHNAVVLNNDIQSSGSPQDFSHKSVVEEHQQDAAQPITKETGVISGIVFDDSEIDAFAEIERIDSANERERCSKEVQDKDKPLKKRKQDTYPQEPGVETNEGPSLHGGSNISRLTPKKSSAASNGASRPALMVSIDLKQAGRVIGQPVVVLEQQPCDDHIRRLKTSADTENRPGIIKKLPDTCQMHISDGHTESNKRKQNNQRESKRNHDSKLDCDKGHSEDRHVEMTRLKQDRHSDFRHKEEKNNSSHRSQVSRPETLKSTSKVDRNSKHEEQKGKNKDKNKERDRQRDKDGDKEKLRDKEISRERDKDKVRDRERNRERDKSIDVAREEDKYQDKVKSKLRDGDKFRDGEEPIEREKFREEDKSRERAKDEDKDLEKLKQKLRDRDKDGEKVRERDKSIELDIDEDQDMERVKDKVRDKDKIRDKEKKRERDKFRERDKDQERVKDNHRENVRGRDKSIDVVKDGDEDVDRIKDKVKDKNRDREKTGGKEKSREIDKDREKDRDKNRNRDKDENFEVGKEQNKDGKRDRERDKGKDRDRNRDRDRERDREKNKKHKTLLEGDGNRISFEEQTKAENSKLKQDEGRKSAELNDRQRTSSSSLQTTPNKDQRASGDSSMNQAANKRQASEMKMSEFPPFLLGGNSGSLKNFVIPKLKRDGKEGTDKDLRLKGKLIDGWTEPLVRLERVSLVKNLNKKTKPVIVVKRLSIEDVKRIIKETKNAHSSRSRHWASFDKSDRERADKRKHSMINKGSKYAEVDSDDSDEKDNGDEELESELEDESPRKRKKKDHDKSWKFEEKKGSRDHRRSGGFQNSRRGSSGRHRDWSCNDDSDGDSPPPSLNDVARKIKKQKSKMAYDSKMTTEEKMDSSAFKRFANSVDNILESLEDVDLTAEEDDEIPQELLLGKQQLNELGSDSTKIKAMGVFNKFSSSKLVKILNMLEKNIQDSVTLSTLMSQDNDSMDEERLWRDLIMERVIKSADACLTALNIMTSPHMPKAVYIEDVIERVLQFTKFHLQNTLYPQYDRSYRADRHGGASHTSKSKRPKSSAHKQKVVVGLYNKVCDIISIISELLEIQLLTDTTILQVSNLGITPFFVENVNELQLCAISVVTAVFSRYEKHRQLILEEIFASLARLPTSKRGLRNFRLNTSDSGGPPLYIQMVSALVLQLIQCVVNLPNERETEEEPKKKVDKDILITNSYEIAMRTAQNFLSVFLKKCGSKQGEDDYRPLFENFVHDLLSAVNKPEWPAAELLLSLLGRLLVHQFSNKQTEMALRVASLDYLGTVASNLRKDSLSCKMDQRTIDRILKETPGSDEVQQLQKALLNFLDENIDADPALLFARKFYIAQWYRDTTVEVEKAMKSQNDDDDPKYRRHSMDSDATGEIVQTVEARKKFLRKIIKTTPSNFSSVKISSDTVDYEDSCLIVRYLASMRPFAQSFDIYLSQILRVLGESAIAVRTKAMKCLSEVVAVDPSILGRVDMQRGVHCRLMDNSTSVREAAVELLGRFVLSRPELIEQYYDMLIERILDTGISVRKRVIKILRDICLELPDFHKITEMCVRMIRRVNDEEGIKKLVNETFQKLWFSPTPSHDEEAMNRKILNITDVVLACKDSGYDWFEQLLQNLLKSEEDASYKPTKKACVQLVDNLVEHILKYEESIADCEEKGINSGRVVACITTLFLVTKIRPNLMVKHAMAMQPYLNTKCNTQNDFMVICNVSKILELVVPLIENPSESFLNTIEGDLMKLIIKHGMTVVQHCVSCLGAIVNKVTHNYKFVWACFNRFYGALAKLKTQHQEDPSGSTLAANKPTLLRSLFTVGALCRHFDFDQEEFKGANKIIIKDKVLELLLYFTTHEDEEVQIKAIIGLGFQFIMHPELMFAQDVKVLYISLLSEENRAVNLKIHVLKNLQTYLQEEDSRMQEADREWNKQAKQEDLKEMGDISSGMSSSIMQIYLKQVLESFFHSQSTVRHFALNVITLTLSQGLIHPVQCVPYLVAMGTDPEPTMKNKADQQLVEIDKKYSGFIHMKAVAGLKMSYQVQQAINGGKRAAVRGFRHDDSDSALCSHLYSMVRGNRQHRRAFLISLLNLFDDSSKTEVNMLLFIADNLACFPYQTQEEPLFIMHHIDITLSVSGSNLLQSFKECLRKEPVRHEKKVKTKKRKKKHSHKRKNNSDEDEEKSSSTSSSSSSSSSSSSSSDEEEEEVRKRKKPGGGDSDSDLGDEEAVMDRLPENTTPLQEFASASQGILLLLVLKQHLKNLYGFSDSKIQKYSPTESAKVYDKAVNRKSKVHFNPRQTLEYLRSDVANRNLSYETKRNIVKQFLDFKVLMEHLDRDEEDEDGGEANANARNKAINSLLKGPKPQNHNHSNHTAPVETDDESEDEDPPARKPRKDMDSADDTGQTVELMDIVAICRPKYKDRPQIAKIVQKTRSGYSVHWMTGSYSGPWTVAKKRDGRKKVPWVDSIKESDIIYKKISLTSGQKLTNKVAQTLRALYAAKDGSKS